In the Alphaproteobacteria bacterium genome, GGCGACGGGCTTTCCCATCGCCAAGGTCGCCGCCAAGCTCGCGGTCGGCTACACGCTCGACGAGATCGCCAACGACATCACCGGCGGCGCGACACCCGCGAGCTTCGAGCCGACGATCGATTACGTCGTCACCAAGATCCCGCGCTTTGCCTTCGAGAAATTTCCTGGCGCCGAGCCGACGCTGACCACCTCGATGAAGTCGGTCGGCGAGGCGATGGCGATCGGCCGCACCTTCCAGGAGTCGCTGCAGAAGGCGCTGCGCTCGCTCGAAACCGGCCTCACCGGCCTTGACGAGATCGCGATCGACGGACTTGGCCAAGGCGACGACAAGAACGTGATCCGCGCGGCGCTCAGCACGCCGACGCCCGACCGGCTCCTCAACGTCGCGCAGGCGATGCGGCTCGGTTTCTCGGACGAAGACATCTTCACTGCTTGCAAGATCGATCGGTGGTTCCTCGCGCAGATCCGCGGCATCGTCGAGACTGAAGCGCAGATACAGGCCAAAGGGCTGCCGACGACCGCCGGCGCGTTCCGGCGGCTCAAGGCGATGGGATTTTCGGACGCGCGCCTTGCCGTGCTGACCAAGCACACCGAGGCGCATGTGACGGTGGCGCGCCGTGCGCTCAACGTGCGGCCGGTGTTCAAGCGCATCGACACCTGTGCGGCCGAGTTCGCTTCGCCGACAGCCTACATGTACTCGACCTATGAGGCGCCGTTCGCAGGCGCGGTCGCGAACGAGGCCCGGCCGTCCGACAAGAAGAAAGTCATCATCCTCGGCGGCGGACCGAACCGCATCGGCCAGGGGATCGAGTTCGACTACTGCTGCTGCCACGCCTGCTTCGCGCTGCACGAGGCCGGCTACGAGAGCATCATGGTCAACTGCAATCCCGAAACGGTTTCGACCGACTACGACACCTCGGATCGCTTGTACTTCGAGCCGCTGACTCCGGAGGACGTGCTCGAAATCATCGATACGGAACGAAGCAACGGCACGCTCCATGGCGTGATCGTGCAGTTCGGCGGACAGACGCCGCTCAAGCTCGCCGAGCCTTTGGAAAAGGCCGACGCTCCGATCCTCGGCACCTCGCCCGACGCAATCGATCTCGCCGAGGACCGCAATCGCTTCAAGCTGCTGCTCGACCGGCTCAAGCTGCGGCAGCCCGAGAACGGCATCGCCTACTCGGTCGAACAGGCGCGGCTTATCGCCGCCGACCTCGGCTATCCATTCGTCGTGCGTCCCTCCTACGTGCTGGGCGGACGCGCGATGCAGATCATTCGCGAGGAGAGTCAGCTCGGCGACTATCTGCTTGGTACGCTGCCCGAGCTCGTGCCGCACGACGTCAAGGCGCGCTATCCGAATGACAAGACCGGGCAGATCAACACGGTGCTCGGCAAGAACCCGCTGTTGTTCGACCGCTATCTCGCCGACGCGATCGAAGTCGACGTCGACTGCCTGGCCGACGGCAAGGACACCTTCATCGCCGGTATCATGGAGCACATCGAGGAGGCCGGGATTCATTCCGGCGACTCGGCCTGCTCCCTGCCCCCGCATTCGCTTGACGCAAAGACCATCGCAGAGCTGGAGCGCCAGACGCGCGCCCTTGCGCTTGCGCTCAATGTCGGCGGCCTGATGAACGTGCAGTATGCGATCAAGGACGGCGATATTTACGTGCTCGAAGTGAATCCGCGTGCATCGCGCACGGTGCCCTTCGTCGCCAAGGTGATCGGGCTACCCGTCGCCAAGATCGCAGCCCGGATCATGGCGGGCGAAACGCTTGCGAGCCTCAATCTCAAGCCGCCGAAGTACCAGCATGTCGGCGTGAAGGAGGCCGTGTTCCCATTCGCCCGGTTCCCGGGTGTCGATACGGTGCTCGGCCCGGAGATGAAGTCGACGGGCGAGGTCATGGGCCTCGACCGCTCCTTCGACGTTGCTTTCGCGAAAAGTCAGATCGGCGGCGGCACGAACCTGCCGCGCGCCGGAACCGTGTTCGTGTCGATGCGCGACAGCGACAAGCCGCGCATCGTCGAAGCCGTCAAATTATTGGAAAAGCTCGGTTTCAAGGTGATCGCCACCGGCGGAACGCAGCGCTATCTGAGCCAGAGCGGCATTACCTCGGAGAAGATCAACAAGGTCCTGGAAGGACGCCCGCACATCGTCGATCGCATCAAGAACGGGGGTGTCCAGCTCGTATTCAACACCACGGATGGGGTGACCGCCCTGACCGACAGCCGGTCGCTGCGTCGGGCTGCCCTCTTGCATAAAGTCCCCTACTACACCACTCTTGCGGGAGCCGTCGCTGCGGCGCAGGGGGTCAAGGCTCATCTCGAGGGCGATCTCCAGGTTCGCGCGTTACAGAGCTACTTCGGCGGCAAGGCCTGATGGCGGGCCTGCTGCCGCAAGCATGATCCCCGATATTGAACCGGTCTTCGGACAAGATCATGCTCAACAAAAGCTAGGCCTAAGGCTCGGCGAGCTGACGGTCTGGGACGGTAAAGAGTTTGGACAGGTCTGCGGTCGCGTGGCGATATCCGGCACGCGATCGGAGTTTTTTTGTGAGGTTGGAGGCAACCTGGAGCGATGGAAAAGATCCCGATGACCGCTGCCGGCTATTCGGTGCTGGAAACGGAGTTGAAGCACCGTCAGCAGGTCGAGCGGCCGCGCATCATTCAGCAGATCACCGAGGCGCGCACGCACGGCGATCTTTCGGAGAACGCCGAGTATCACGCCGCCAAGGAGTCGCAGTCGCATAACGAGGGCCGCATTGCAGAGCTCGAGGACAAGCTCGCGCGCGCCGAGGTCATCGACGTGTCGAAGCTGTCGGGCGAGACCATCAAGTTCGGCGCGACCGTCACGTTGATCGACGAAGACACCGACAAGAAGCAGGTGTGGCAGATCGTCGGCGAGCCGGAAGCGGACGCCAAGGCTGGCCGCATCTCGATCACCTCACCGCTGGCGCGCGCGCTGATCGGCAAGACCAAGGGCGTCTCGGTCGAGGTTGTCACGCCGAGCGGCGCGAAGGGCTACGAGGTGAAGAAGGTCGAGTGGCGATAAGGCCGCCTCGTCATCGCCCGCGCAGGCGGGCGATCCAGCAATCGCAAATCTCGAATGTTGGTGTGCACTGGATGTCCCGCCTTTGCGGCGCATGACACCGCGAGCTACTCCCTCCGCAACTCCAGTGGCACCATCGGCGCGTCCTTCGAATTGCGCAGCGTGAGCGAGGTCTTCACGTTGCGCACCGCGGGCGCTGCGGTCAGTTCGGCCACGAAGGCCTGGAACGCCGTCAGGTTCGGCGCGACGCACTTGAGGATGAAGTCGATCTCGCCGGAGAGCATCCAGCATTCGCGCACCATCGGCTGCGCGCGCACGAAGGTCTCGAACGCCGCAAGATCGGCCTCGGCCTGGCTCGACAGGTGCACCATGG is a window encoding:
- the greA gene encoding transcription elongation factor GreA; this translates as MEKIPMTAAGYSVLETELKHRQQVERPRIIQQITEARTHGDLSENAEYHAAKESQSHNEGRIAELEDKLARAEVIDVSKLSGETIKFGATVTLIDEDTDKKQVWQIVGEPEADAKAGRISITSPLARALIGKTKGVSVEVVTPSGAKGYEVKKVEWR
- the carB gene encoding carbamoyl-phosphate synthase large subunit, which gives rise to MPKRTDISTILIIGAGPIVIGQACEFDYSGTQACKALKAEGYRIVLVNSNPATIMTDPELADATYIEPITPEIVARIIEKERNVVPGGFALLPTMGGQTALNCALSLRRMGTLEEFDVEMIGATADAIDKAEDRALFRDAMTRIGLETPRSKLANASELKRQDRDRYKLERAHIEGRDVSDTQKQKMLAEYELAWRKGEPERRERYQDRALIEALEALEYVGLPAIIRPSFTLGGTGGGIAYTKGEFLEIVERGLDASPTNEVLIEESVLGWKEFEMEVVRDKADNCIIICSIENVDPMGVHTGDSITIAPALTLTDKEYQIMRDASIAVLREIGVETGGSNVQFAVNPADGRLVIIEMNPRVSRSSALASKATGFPIAKVAAKLAVGYTLDEIANDITGGATPASFEPTIDYVVTKIPRFAFEKFPGAEPTLTTSMKSVGEAMAIGRTFQESLQKALRSLETGLTGLDEIAIDGLGQGDDKNVIRAALSTPTPDRLLNVAQAMRLGFSDEDIFTACKIDRWFLAQIRGIVETEAQIQAKGLPTTAGAFRRLKAMGFSDARLAVLTKHTEAHVTVARRALNVRPVFKRIDTCAAEFASPTAYMYSTYEAPFAGAVANEARPSDKKKVIILGGGPNRIGQGIEFDYCCCHACFALHEAGYESIMVNCNPETVSTDYDTSDRLYFEPLTPEDVLEIIDTERSNGTLHGVIVQFGGQTPLKLAEPLEKADAPILGTSPDAIDLAEDRNRFKLLLDRLKLRQPENGIAYSVEQARLIAADLGYPFVVRPSYVLGGRAMQIIREESQLGDYLLGTLPELVPHDVKARYPNDKTGQINTVLGKNPLLFDRYLADAIEVDVDCLADGKDTFIAGIMEHIEEAGIHSGDSACSLPPHSLDAKTIAELERQTRALALALNVGGLMNVQYAIKDGDIYVLEVNPRASRTVPFVAKVIGLPVAKIAARIMAGETLASLNLKPPKYQHVGVKEAVFPFARFPGVDTVLGPEMKSTGEVMGLDRSFDVAFAKSQIGGGTNLPRAGTVFVSMRDSDKPRIVEAVKLLEKLGFKVIATGGTQRYLSQSGITSEKINKVLEGRPHIVDRIKNGGVQLVFNTTDGVTALTDSRSLRRAALLHKVPYYTTLAGAVAAAQGVKAHLEGDLQVRALQSYFGGKA
- a CDS encoding Lrp/AsnC family transcriptional regulator — encoded protein: MSARLDAIDWKILKELQDDGRMTNVELARRVGISAPPCLRRVRALEEAGFIKGYRGLLDEKLLGFEVTVFAMVHLSSQAEADLAAFETFVRAQPMVRECWMLSGEIDFILKCVAPNLTAFQAFVAELTAAPAVRNVKTSLTLRNSKDAPMVPLELRRE